A window from Culex pipiens pallens isolate TS chromosome 3, TS_CPP_V2, whole genome shotgun sequence encodes these proteins:
- the LOC120418875 gene encoding L-seryl-tRNA(Sec) kinase, whose protein sequence is MNKVCLNVLVGVPGAGKTTFCQRILDCLILKESSIRLIHICFDDFIKFDAKIDLENSFKGKRKRLLELLEEIIQSIKTTNPAKLKEINHILYEEFQQKVAIDLAEAPSNYLILIDDNMYYRSMRYQVFQIARRLGTGYFQTYFEVSLESAKSSNSKRSNAVPEEVISRMFYKLEKPDERICRWEKNTVILRNSSDELDIILNTTLNCLERPVEPLEAHGTKNPVEQSFVHKVDLLLRKVVGEMIKQQKEMLNSGEVKLLAEGLLSKRKLLLEDFRAGLVEIDPERVTGEQIQTWLQ, encoded by the coding sequence ATGAATAAGGTTTGCTTGAACGTCCTGGTTGGGGTTCCAGGGGCAGGAAAGACCACGTTTTGCCAAAGGATTCTGgattgtttgattttaaaagagTCCTCGATACGGTTAATCCACATTTGTTTCgatgattttattaaattcgACGCAAAGATTGACCTGGAAAACAGCTTCAAAGGAAAACGAAAGCGACTTCTCGAACTTCTTGAGGAGATTATCCAGAGTATCAAAACAACCAACCCAGCAAAGTTAAAGGAAATCAATCACATTCTCTATGAAGAATTTCAACAGAAAGTAGCAATAGATTTAGCAGAAGCGCCCTCAAACTATCTTATTCTAATAGACGACAACATGTACTACCGGAGCATGCGCTATCAAGTGTTCCAGATTGCTAGAAGACTCGGAACCGGatattttcaaacttatttCGAAGTCAGTTTAGAAAGTGCCAAGTCGAGCAACTCCAAACGATCTAATGCTGTTCCAGAAGAAGTGATTTCTCGGATGTTTTACAAGCTAGAAAAACCGGACGAACGCATTTGTAGGTGGGAAAAGAACACtgtaattttaagaaattcttCCGATGAGCTAGACATTATTTTAAAcacaactttaaattgtttggaGCGACCTGTAGAACCGTTGGAAGCCCATGGCACGAAGAATCCCGTTGAACAGTCATTCGTTCACAAGGTGGATCTGTTGCTCCGAAAAGTGGTTGGCGAAATGATCAAACAACAGAAAGAAATGCTCAACAGTGGTGAGGTCAAACTATTGGCCGAAGGCTTGTTGAGCAAAAGAAAACTGCTGTTGGAGGATTTTAGGGCAGGTTTGGTTGAGATCGATCCAGAACGTGTTACCGGCGAGCAAATTCAGACTTGGTTGCAGTAG
- the LOC120418874 gene encoding lethal(2)neighbour of tid protein 2 — MAPPGAKNKNPPNSRKPDRGSSSPGFNWNRFQKQYLTVAFVKSLVFDPARLPLVTWIILGAELFLNVFVVQNVNYTEIDWKAYMQECEGFLNGTTNYALLKGDTGPLVYPAGFVWIYSALYFITSQGRNIRLAQYIFVGIYLVQMWLVLRLYSKSRKLPPYVLVLTTFTSYRIHSIYVLRLFNDPVAILFLYLALNAFIDNRWTLGSVFLSLGVSVKMNILLFAPAILLLFITNLGYFKTLIQLTICGAIQLVLGAPFLLTHPWEYLKGSFDLGRIFEHKWTVNYRFLERDIFESKMFHLALLALHVLLLVAFASPCFKYFQNYCRLRHLEMMLAPQISAKNREVAQEKKRKPAPKPKKEEKAENLSKDQEMFLKSFEKGIKKMANKESNGVAPPPPEPEPEEPAQPNKFSIHFDRATQLCLLPIFLANFIGIVCSRSLHYQFYVWYFHSLPYLTWFTEYGTSLKFLLLLLIEFSWNTYPSTGVSSLILHTCHVILLVGIGRKMFRKIPDLAQISGSSSKATD, encoded by the exons ATGGCACCACCGGGagcgaaaaacaaaaatccacccAATTCCCGCAAGCCGGACCGCGGGTCGTCCTCGCCGGGTTTTAACTGGAATCGCTTCCAGAAGCAATACTTGACGGTGGCGTTTGTGAAATCGCTCGTTTTCGATCCGGCCCGGCTGCCGCTCGTTACGTGGATTATTTTGGGAGCGGAATTGTTCCTGAACGTTTTTGTGGTCCAGAATGTGAATTATACGGAGATTGATTGGAAGGCTTACATGCAGGAGTGCGAGGGCTTTCTGAATGGAACTACCAATTACGCCCTGCTGAAAG GAGACACCGGTCCGTTGGTCTATCCGGCGGGTTTCGTGTGGATTTACAGTGCGCTGTACTTTATCACGAGCCAGGGCCGGAACATTCGGTTGGCGCAGTACATTTTCGTTGGAATCTACCTCGTTCAGATGTGGCTGGTTCTGCGGTTGTACTCCAAGAGTCGGAAGTTGCCGCCGTACGTGCTTGTGCTGACGACCTTTACGTCGTACCGGATTCACTCGATTTATGTGCTGCGGTTGTTCAACGATCCGGTGGCGATTCTGTTCCTTTACTTGGCCTTGAATGCTTTTATTGATAACCGGTGGACGCTGGGAAGTGTCTTCCTGAGTTTGGGCGTTTCGGTTAAGATGAACATTTTGCTGTTTGCACCTGCGATTTTGCTGCTTTTCATCACGAACCTTGGATACTTTAAAACTCTGATTCAGTTGACCATTTGTGGGGCGATTCAGTTGGTTCTGGGAGCTCCCTTCCTGCTGACCCATCCGTGGGAGTATCTCAAAGGAAGCTTCGATTTGGGACGGATCTTCGAGCACAAATGGACCGTCAACTATCGATTCCTGGAAAGGGATATTTTCGAGAGCAAAATGTTCCACCTGGCTTTGCTTGCCTTGCATGTGCTTCTGCTAGTTGCGTTCGCTTCGCCGTGCTTCAAGTATTTCCAAAACTATTGCCGACTGCGCCATCTGGAGATGATGCTGGCCCCGCAGATTTCCGCCAAGAATCGCGAAGTCGCTCAGGAGAAGAAACGCAAGCCAGCGCCAAAACCCAAGAAAGAAGAAAAGGCTGAAAACCTCTCCAAGGATCAGGAAATGTTCCTGAAATCCTTCGAAAAGGGCATCAAGAAGATGGCCAACAAGGAATCGAATGGCGTTGCTCCGCCCCCACCGGAACCCGAACCCGAAGAGCCCGCCCAACCCAACAAATTCTCGATCCACTTCGATCGCGCCACCCAGCTCTGTCTCCTCCCGATCTTCCTGGCCAACTTTATCGGCATCGTCTGCTCCCGCAGCCTGCACTACCAGTTCTACGTGTGGTACTTCCACAGTCTGCCCTACCTGACCTGGTTCACCGAGTACGGCACAAGCCTCAAGTTCCTGCTTCTGCTGCTCATCGAGTTCAGCTGGAACACCTACCCGAGCACCGGCGTAAGTAGCTTGATTCTTCACACGTGCCACGTCATCCTGCTGGTCGGCATCGGGCGCAAAATGTTCCGTAAAATCCCCGACCTGGCCCAAatcagcggcagcagcagcaaagcgACCGACTGA
- the LOC120418878 gene encoding 60S ribosomal protein L7-like: MERRVMEKACEAKKAENIYIPNEPKVVFVMRVRRSIGRFLYQVLLLFHLNQISNPNLYKDTNNMLRIADPYITHGYPLLK; encoded by the coding sequence ATGGAGCGTAGAGTGATGGAAAAGGCATGCGAGGCCAAGAAGGCCGAAAACATCTACATTCCGAACGAGCCGAAGGTTGTCTTCGTCATGCGTGTTCGTAGGTCGATCGGCAGGTTTCTTTATcaagtgctgctgctgtttcATCTGAACCAAATTAGCAACCCCAACCTGTACAAGGATACCAACAACATGCTGCGCATTGCCGACCCGTACATCACTCACGGCTACCCCTTGCTCAAGTAG
- the LOC120418877 gene encoding mitochondrial import inner membrane translocase subunit Tim10B, translating into MNIELRNLKDFLGLYNRVTELCFSSCVDNFNVRDLSPEEVRCAENCVGKFTNTNQRLMQVYMDVQGKINERRYAEVEALQAKQEAELLQQQQQQQQELADSQLPVNGGTSGDSGPEPANLTPVATN; encoded by the exons ATGAACATCGAGCTCCGAAAC CTCAAAGACTTTCTCGGGTTATACAATCGCGTAACGGAGCTCTGCTTCTCGTCCTGCGTGGACAACTTCAACGTCCGCGACCTGTCGCCGGAGGAGGTTCGCTGTGCGGAGAACTGCGTCGGCAAGTTCACCAACACGAACCAGCGGCTGATGCAGGTGTACATGGACGTCCAGGGCAAGATCAACGAGCGCCGGTACGCCGAAGTGGAGGCCCTGCAGGCAAAACAGGAAGCGGAACTgctgcagcaacagcagcagcagcaacaagagTTGGCCGATAGTCAGTTGCCGGTTAATGGTGGGACTAGCGGGGACAGTGGGCCGGAACCTGCCAATTTGACTCCGGTGGCCACGAATTAG